One genomic window of Rhodocyclaceae bacterium includes the following:
- a CDS encoding tripartite tricarboxylate transporter substrate binding protein, translating to MVTRRRFVQAMGSSALVSSAGTAFSAAPYPARPVRMIVPLAPGGGSDAIARLVSANLTERFGQQFIVDNRPAASGIVGTDLVAKAPPDGYTLLTVFSTHAMSAELFAKLPYDPINDFAPITLATQSPLVLLVNANLPVNNLKEFIAYAKANPGKLNYGSSGPGSAPHLMTEQLNAMAGIQTTHIAYKGVAPLTTALIQGELQFALANIFTTMPHVKAGRMKLLATGGVKRSPIAPDVPTIAEAGLPGYDSVVWYGFFAPAKTPRPVVEILHKEIVAVLRKPDVAKIIIDGGNEPVGSTPAEFAALLRAEAKKWGALGRKLGVSLD from the coding sequence ATGGTCACGCGGCGTCGTTTCGTCCAGGCAATGGGTTCGTCGGCACTCGTGTCGTCCGCAGGAACCGCATTTTCGGCCGCCCCCTATCCGGCGCGCCCCGTTCGCATGATCGTGCCGCTCGCACCCGGCGGTGGCTCCGACGCCATCGCCCGCCTGGTGAGCGCCAACCTCACCGAGCGCTTCGGCCAGCAGTTCATCGTCGATAACCGTCCGGCGGCCTCCGGCATCGTCGGCACCGACCTGGTCGCGAAGGCCCCGCCCGACGGCTACACGCTGCTCACGGTGTTCTCCACCCACGCGATGAGCGCCGAGCTGTTCGCCAAGCTGCCCTACGACCCGATCAACGACTTCGCGCCGATCACGCTCGCCACGCAGTCGCCGCTGGTGCTGCTGGTGAACGCGAACCTGCCGGTGAACAACCTGAAGGAGTTCATCGCGTATGCGAAGGCGAACCCGGGCAAGCTGAACTACGGCTCGTCCGGCCCGGGCAGCGCGCCGCATCTGATGACCGAACAGCTGAACGCGATGGCCGGCATCCAGACCACGCACATCGCCTACAAGGGCGTGGCACCGCTGACCACAGCGCTGATCCAGGGCGAGCTGCAGTTCGCGCTGGCCAACATCTTCACCACCATGCCGCATGTGAAGGCGGGCCGGATGAAGCTGCTCGCCACCGGTGGCGTCAAGCGCTCGCCGATCGCCCCCGACGTGCCCACCATCGCCGAGGCCGGATTGCCGGGCTACGACTCGGTGGTCTGGTACGGGTTCTTTGCGCCGGCGAAGACGCCGCGGCCGGTCGTCGAGATCCTGCACAAGGAGATCGTCGCGGTCCTGCGCAAGCCCGACGTCGCGAAGATCATCATCGATGGTGGCAACGAGCCGGTGGGCAGCACGCCGGCCGAATTCGCGGCGCTGCTTCGCGCCGAGGCGAAGAAGTGGGGCGCGCTCGGCCGCAAGCTGGGTGTGAGCCTCGACTGA
- a CDS encoding BrnT family toxin has product METSFDPAKAAANYRKHGVRFVDAIQALQDDFAISIEDPDSSGEYRFISLCMDGLARILVVVHTQRGDTTRIISARKASPREAEQYHARRI; this is encoded by the coding sequence ATGGAAACATCGTTCGATCCAGCGAAGGCGGCTGCCAACTACCGCAAGCATGGGGTGCGTTTCGTCGATGCCATCCAGGCTTTGCAGGACGACTTCGCGATTTCAATCGAAGACCCTGATTCGAGCGGAGAGTATCGATTCATCTCTTTGTGCATGGATGGACTCGCACGAATCCTGGTGGTGGTCCATACGCAACGTGGCGACACGACACGAATCATCTCGGCACGGAAAGCCAGCCCCCGCGAAGCGGAGCAATACCATGCGCGACGAATATGA
- a CDS encoding BrnA antitoxin family protein, with product MRDEYDFSKGKRGAVLPRCGKTRITIMIDDDVLEAFKGRATTEGSGYQTLINAALRKAIDSPRESSLTVATLRKVLREELKST from the coding sequence ATGCGCGACGAATATGACTTCAGCAAGGGCAAGCGCGGTGCCGTCCTGCCTCGCTGCGGGAAGACACGCATCACCATCATGATCGACGACGACGTACTCGAGGCCTTCAAGGGGCGTGCCACTACCGAAGGATCGGGCTACCAGACGCTGATCAACGCCGCACTGCGCAAGGCCATCGACTCGCCTCGGGAAAGTTCGTTGACGGTCGCGACGCTCCGGAAGGTGCTGCGCGAAGAACTGAAGTCGACCTGA
- the cas2e gene encoding type I-E CRISPR-associated endoribonuclease Cas2 — protein sequence MALVIIVIRDAADRFHGFLSSVMLEMAPNVFVSPRMNPRVRERVWEVMRDWHRHESRGSLVMVWRDLNAVGGVGVASLGEVPRELVEADGMWLVRRRSMVARVP from the coding sequence GTGGCGCTAGTGATTATCGTAATCCGTGACGCGGCCGACCGCTTTCACGGGTTTCTGTCGTCCGTGATGCTGGAGATGGCACCAAACGTATTCGTCTCGCCTCGGATGAATCCTAGGGTGCGCGAGAGGGTGTGGGAGGTGATGCGCGACTGGCATCGTCATGAGTCGCGAGGCAGCTTAGTAATGGTGTGGCGAGACCTTAATGCTGTCGGCGGCGTGGGCGTCGCCAGCCTGGGCGAAGTCCCACGTGAGTTGGTAGAAGCTGATGGAATGTGGCTGGTACGCCGCCGTTCCATGGTTGCCAGAGTTCCTTAA
- the cas1e gene encoding type I-E CRISPR-associated endonuclease Cas1: MLKGRLGLATARMPHTDRHGLLWLSRGELCVSNGCLNFLRGRESLNPSMDQIPHQSVSMVLLGPGSSVTQDALRLLARHGTLLAAVGEDGVRTYTAPPLLPDRSDVARRQAELWGNPRRRISVARHMYALRLGEVLPHRELDTLRGIEGARVKDVYKHMAEKHGVRWQGRNYDRADPNAADLPNQAINHAATAVQAAAAIAVQSLAALPPLGFIHEHSGQSFVLDIADLFRETVTLQVAFTAAKRAEQGDETVDRLVRREAAAVFRKQQVIGAMIDRIKQVLRMDEKDSEANSGASDYRNP, translated from the coding sequence ATGTTAAAGGGACGCCTCGGTCTGGCGACTGCGCGCATGCCGCACACGGATCGCCACGGCCTGCTATGGCTTTCTCGGGGCGAGCTTTGCGTAAGCAATGGCTGTTTGAATTTCCTGCGCGGGCGCGAAAGTCTGAATCCGAGCATGGACCAGATTCCGCACCAGTCGGTGTCGATGGTTCTGCTCGGTCCTGGCAGCAGCGTTACACAGGACGCGCTGCGCCTGCTCGCGCGCCACGGCACGCTGCTGGCAGCAGTGGGCGAGGACGGCGTACGCACCTATACAGCGCCGCCGCTACTCCCAGATCGCTCAGATGTCGCGCGACGCCAAGCCGAGCTATGGGGTAATCCGCGAAGGCGCATAAGCGTCGCGCGTCACATGTATGCGCTGCGGCTAGGTGAGGTACTTCCTCACCGGGAATTGGATACGCTGCGCGGTATAGAGGGCGCACGTGTTAAGGACGTGTACAAGCACATGGCAGAGAAGCACGGTGTTCGATGGCAGGGGCGCAACTACGACCGGGCCGATCCGAACGCTGCCGACCTTCCCAACCAAGCCATCAACCACGCGGCTACTGCGGTGCAGGCAGCTGCAGCAATTGCGGTGCAATCACTTGCTGCCCTCCCGCCTCTAGGCTTCATTCACGAGCATTCAGGGCAGTCTTTCGTGCTCGACATTGCGGATCTGTTTCGTGAGACGGTGACCTTGCAGGTCGCTTTCACGGCGGCAAAGCGGGCCGAGCAAGGGGACGAGACGGTCGACCGACTGGTCCGGCGAGAGGCCGCGGCTGTGTTCCGAAAGCAGCAGGTGATCGGAGCGATGATCGACCGCATCAAGCAGGTTTTGCGCATGGATGAGAAGGATAGCGAGGCGAATAGTGGCGCTAGTGATTATCGTAATCCGTGA
- a CDS encoding type I-E CRISPR-associated protein Cas6/Cse3/CasE has protein sequence MSNGLHLLHTRPDTRLLATWMAQHHARHERQTADLGDVLHGLLRAVFGSAPPQPFRYLEEGRGLLAYTSLDAHALAAKVERADLLAARTLGLVATSEREGFRVRPFPTEWPKGKILGFEVRVRPTVRAAKGEQDAFLHAAAQAPDAPLNREAVYAQWLREHLAPRAGSGVEPWQGAVDLLDVHLSAFKLGSIVRRAQASEGIRRKAQAIEGPDAVLNGRLQVLDPTAFGHLLARGVGRHRAFGFGMLLLSTAD, from the coding sequence ATGAGCAATGGCTTGCATTTGTTGCATACACGCCCGGACACCCGGCTGCTCGCGACGTGGATGGCGCAGCACCATGCCCGCCATGAGCGCCAGACGGCGGACCTCGGCGACGTTCTTCATGGGCTTCTTCGCGCAGTTTTCGGCAGTGCTCCCCCCCAGCCCTTCCGCTACCTGGAGGAGGGACGGGGCCTCCTTGCCTACACTTCGCTTGACGCCCATGCGCTGGCCGCTAAGGTCGAGCGGGCGGACTTGTTGGCGGCTCGAACGTTGGGGCTTGTCGCCACCAGCGAGCGCGAAGGTTTCCGCGTACGGCCGTTCCCGACAGAATGGCCAAAGGGCAAGATTCTGGGCTTTGAGGTCCGAGTCCGGCCCACGGTGCGCGCGGCCAAAGGCGAGCAGGATGCTTTTCTACACGCCGCGGCCCAGGCGCCTGATGCACCGCTGAATCGCGAAGCGGTCTACGCGCAGTGGCTGCGAGAGCACTTGGCGCCTCGCGCAGGCTCAGGAGTGGAGCCCTGGCAAGGCGCGGTGGATCTGCTGGATGTTCATCTGTCTGCATTCAAGCTAGGAAGCATCGTGCGGCGTGCCCAGGCTTCGGAGGGGATCCGTCGCAAGGCACAAGCTATAGAAGGCCCGGATGCAGTGCTCAATGGGCGATTGCAGGTTCTGGACCCCACGGCCTTTGGGCACCTGCTGGCCCGGGGCGTGGGTCGACACCGCGCCTTCGGCTTCGGCATGCTGTTGTTGAGCACAGCAGACTGA
- the cas5e gene encoding type I-E CRISPR-associated protein Cas5/CasD: MTRHLVLRLAAPLIAFGGEAIDNRGVIRDFPALSMLTGLIANALGWDRANHELHNRLQERLRMGTALEPGSRRLQDFQTAELGASDSGWTTWGQPEERRGGAGSYASPHLRYRDYQADFRGWVVLALQPADEAPTLSAIADALDRPVRPLFIGRKACVPSERLVAGWQDSDNVLGALRALVNEHVSPGAEGWRVQWPEGEGAMEPNRRMDICDERNWTSGLHGGWRPVYEAIVGAQEIAP, encoded by the coding sequence GTGACGCGCCATCTCGTGTTGCGGTTGGCAGCACCGTTGATCGCCTTTGGTGGCGAGGCAATCGACAACCGCGGTGTGATCCGTGATTTCCCCGCCCTTTCGATGCTGACGGGTTTGATCGCTAACGCGCTGGGTTGGGATCGTGCGAATCACGAATTGCACAACCGATTGCAGGAGCGCTTACGCATGGGTACCGCGCTCGAGCCAGGATCGCGCCGGCTGCAGGATTTCCAGACCGCGGAGCTAGGTGCATCAGACAGTGGCTGGACTACGTGGGGCCAGCCGGAAGAGCGGCGTGGAGGCGCTGGGTCGTATGCTAGCCCTCATTTGCGCTACCGGGACTACCAAGCCGATTTTCGAGGCTGGGTGGTGCTTGCCCTGCAACCGGCGGACGAGGCCCCGACGCTGAGCGCAATTGCCGATGCGCTTGACCGACCAGTGCGCCCGTTGTTCATCGGACGAAAAGCCTGCGTGCCGAGCGAACGTCTGGTTGCCGGCTGGCAGGATAGCGACAACGTGCTGGGCGCCCTGCGGGCGCTCGTGAATGAGCACGTATCTCCGGGTGCAGAAGGTTGGCGGGTCCAGTGGCCTGAGGGTGAAGGTGCTATGGAGCCCAACCGCCGGATGGATATCTGTGACGAGCGCAATTGGACTAGTGGGCTGCACGGTGGCTGGCGTCCGGTCTATGAGGCGATCGTCGGTGCGCAGGAAATCGCGCCATGA
- the cas7e gene encoding type I-E CRISPR-associated protein Cas7/Cse4/CasC yields the protein MMIPRFIQIHTLHNYPAALLNRDDAGLAKRLPYGDKVRTRISSQCLKRHWRVAKDACSLERLEVPMAVRSRETLRLIRDRLVAAGVSEPLAQTAVEGLRAAGLVDKAKDLKGNDALETGQAVLLGYAEVDYLVQRCATLAGEHTEEKDLKAAIAGFLKNEKKNIEALRLGSGLESALFGRMVTSDVLANRDAAVYVAHAFTVHEAQVENDYFTVVDDLLRDAGQLGSAGIFDTELASGLYYGYLVVDVPQLIANLEGVSIHDWAAVRPDQRELAGRVVKSLLHLVATVSPGAKRGSTAPFEWAKFMLVEAGDWQPRSLAGAFHNALPLAQPALRQAAVQRIAHELGGLDAAYGAPLARRFLSVDEVAIPGAQRLPLAALSDWAQAAVMQASVEA from the coding sequence ATGATGATTCCCCGCTTCATACAGATCCATACGTTGCACAACTACCCGGCTGCGCTGCTGAACCGGGATGACGCTGGCTTGGCGAAGCGGCTGCCATACGGCGACAAGGTGCGAACGCGCATCTCCTCGCAATGCCTGAAGCGCCACTGGCGTGTCGCCAAGGATGCATGCTCCCTTGAGCGACTGGAGGTGCCCATGGCCGTTCGCTCGCGTGAAACGCTGCGGCTCATACGGGACCGGCTGGTCGCGGCCGGCGTTTCCGAACCTCTCGCACAAACTGCTGTTGAGGGCTTGCGTGCGGCGGGATTGGTGGACAAGGCGAAGGACCTCAAGGGCAACGACGCCCTCGAGACAGGTCAAGCCGTCCTGCTCGGCTACGCAGAGGTCGACTATCTGGTCCAACGCTGTGCAACGCTCGCTGGTGAACATACCGAAGAGAAAGACTTAAAGGCAGCTATCGCCGGCTTCCTGAAGAACGAGAAGAAGAACATTGAGGCGCTCCGCCTGGGTAGCGGTTTGGAGTCCGCCCTATTCGGTCGCATGGTAACGTCCGACGTCCTCGCCAACCGTGATGCGGCGGTGTATGTGGCACATGCCTTTACGGTGCATGAAGCACAGGTCGAGAACGACTACTTCACGGTTGTTGACGATCTGCTGCGAGATGCAGGTCAACTCGGCTCCGCGGGCATTTTTGACACCGAACTCGCGAGCGGTTTGTATTACGGCTATCTCGTGGTCGATGTGCCACAGCTGATCGCCAACCTGGAAGGAGTATCCATCCACGACTGGGCCGCAGTGCGCCCCGATCAGCGCGAATTGGCTGGCCGCGTGGTGAAGAGCCTGTTGCATTTGGTAGCGACCGTCAGCCCTGGTGCAAAACGAGGCTCCACCGCGCCTTTCGAATGGGCCAAGTTCATGCTCGTCGAAGCGGGTGACTGGCAACCACGCAGCTTGGCAGGCGCTTTCCACAACGCGTTACCACTGGCACAGCCGGCGCTGCGCCAGGCTGCAGTGCAGCGCATAGCCCACGAACTGGGCGGCTTGGACGCAGCCTACGGCGCGCCGCTGGCACGACGTTTCCTTTCGGTTGACGAAGTGGCCATTCCCGGCGCACAGCGTTTGCCGCTGGCCGCGCTCAGCGATTGGGCCCAGGCGGCTGTCATGCAGGCAAGCGTGGAGGCATGA
- a CDS encoding type I-E CRISPR-associated protein Cse2/CasB: protein MHNNVPPRAPEQKENPVVEELSDSDTGLAAQTKRTSPLAALAAYVQKAGLGERAALARLVPNALRPHEVAALTRALLYSGMKPETWRADTWPRWALVAQGIALAGHDGGGRLGVQFADAGVAESRVTKLLTSRGEAFRQLLPRVLRLLASKSVRPNWFELGELVLKEDSALDEDLERAEQLRLRIASAYFAAQSRKD, encoded by the coding sequence ATGCACAACAACGTACCTCCGAGGGCACCGGAACAAAAGGAGAACCCCGTGGTTGAAGAATTATCCGACTCAGATACTGGGTTGGCGGCACAGACGAAGCGTACGAGTCCGCTCGCCGCTTTGGCAGCCTATGTGCAAAAGGCGGGTCTCGGCGAGCGTGCTGCGCTTGCACGGTTGGTACCCAATGCACTTCGTCCGCACGAGGTGGCTGCCCTGACACGCGCCCTCCTTTATTCCGGCATGAAGCCCGAGACGTGGCGAGCTGATACATGGCCTCGCTGGGCCTTGGTCGCCCAAGGGATAGCCCTTGCAGGGCACGATGGTGGAGGCCGCTTGGGCGTCCAGTTCGCGGATGCCGGGGTTGCCGAGTCCAGGGTCACCAAGCTACTGACATCTCGTGGCGAAGCCTTTCGCCAGTTACTGCCTCGCGTGTTGCGTCTCCTGGCGAGCAAGTCAGTGCGGCCGAACTGGTTCGAGCTCGGCGAACTTGTGCTTAAGGAAGACAGCGCGCTCGATGAAGACCTGGAGCGCGCCGAGCAGCTCAGGCTGCGGATCGCCAGCGCCTATTTTGCAGCGCAGTCCAGGAAGGACTGA
- a CDS encoding type I-E CRISPR-associated protein Cse1/CasA has translation MPNDVESDGCHWCLLDKPVIRWRESVTGRLTRGSLPELMAEMANDRVRDFPGLRAHQRHPWHAFLVQLAAIALHRDGATQPFLDATAWRRALLALTPDAPDGAAWCLVSPADRSALLQAPVPHERPMDWKNQLRAADELDMLVTSKNHDLKGARARHAEPDDWLFALVSLQTQEGFLGAGNYGISRMNGGFASRPGVGVAAFGLWGRRWLDDTERLLSQRDRVVSTQGFAPEGGTALLWTVAWDGTASLALSTLDPHYIEICRRVRLMISEGTITAAVIGSKVVRVAAKDRNGITGDAWTPVETAEAKALTVSGTGFEYKLMSDLLIGERFTQGAAWRMDSWPPEVALEVIAQATVRGQGKTEGYHERRVPVSPKMRRLLGGPQRAAVAEIAKQRIAAIAALRKLLWSALALLFANGDGDDRNDTISDRAGRFARPFEQQEDSRFFDDLAQEAEAGDGERAAMRMAWMIGLVARADAVLNGAFNAGPRSAMQRYKAQSAALSRFHGGLRGAKPVLPDLAHHYAQQRTSEGTGTKGEPRG, from the coding sequence ATGCCAAATGATGTCGAATCGGACGGATGCCACTGGTGCCTGCTGGACAAGCCCGTTATCCGCTGGCGCGAAAGCGTCACGGGTCGCCTGACGCGTGGCAGCCTTCCTGAGCTTATGGCAGAGATGGCCAATGACCGCGTGCGGGACTTCCCCGGGCTTCGTGCACACCAGCGACATCCCTGGCACGCCTTCCTGGTGCAACTCGCCGCGATCGCACTGCATCGAGACGGAGCCACGCAACCCTTTCTAGATGCCACTGCATGGCGGCGTGCGTTGCTTGCGCTGACGCCTGATGCCCCGGACGGAGCAGCGTGGTGCCTGGTGTCGCCGGCGGATCGATCGGCCCTGCTTCAGGCGCCGGTGCCCCACGAGCGTCCAATGGACTGGAAGAACCAGTTACGTGCAGCCGATGAACTGGACATGCTGGTGACATCGAAGAATCACGACTTGAAGGGAGCGCGTGCACGGCATGCGGAACCCGACGATTGGTTGTTCGCGTTAGTCAGCTTGCAGACACAAGAAGGCTTCCTTGGCGCAGGCAACTACGGCATCTCTCGCATGAACGGGGGCTTCGCCAGTCGCCCGGGCGTTGGCGTCGCCGCCTTTGGGCTGTGGGGCAGACGCTGGCTGGACGATACTGAACGTTTGTTGTCGCAACGCGACCGAGTTGTATCCACCCAAGGCTTCGCACCCGAAGGAGGAACGGCACTGCTGTGGACAGTCGCGTGGGACGGGACTGCCTCATTGGCACTTTCAACGCTGGACCCACACTACATTGAAATCTGCAGACGCGTGCGCCTGATGATTAGCGAGGGAACGATCACGGCAGCCGTCATCGGCAGCAAAGTGGTACGAGTTGCAGCCAAGGATCGCAACGGGATCACCGGCGATGCTTGGACGCCCGTTGAGACTGCTGAAGCCAAGGCCCTGACCGTTTCCGGCACCGGCTTCGAGTACAAGCTCATGAGTGACCTCCTTATCGGAGAGCGCTTCACGCAAGGCGCGGCGTGGCGGATGGATTCCTGGCCGCCGGAGGTAGCGCTCGAGGTCATCGCCCAAGCGACGGTTCGCGGGCAAGGAAAAACGGAGGGCTACCACGAGCGTCGTGTCCCCGTCTCGCCCAAGATGCGTCGCTTGCTCGGCGGACCGCAGCGTGCAGCCGTTGCCGAGATCGCGAAGCAACGTATCGCGGCCATCGCAGCACTGCGAAAGCTACTGTGGAGCGCACTCGCGTTGCTTTTCGCGAACGGTGACGGAGACGACCGAAACGACACGATCAGCGATCGCGCCGGTCGCTTCGCGCGGCCCTTCGAACAGCAGGAAGACAGCCGATTCTTCGATGATTTGGCACAGGAAGCCGAAGCCGGGGACGGAGAGCGGGCTGCGATGCGCATGGCCTGGATGATTGGGCTGGTCGCGCGCGCTGATGCGGTCTTGAATGGGGCATTCAACGCCGGGCCGCGCAGCGCGATGCAACGCTACAAGGCACAGTCGGCAGCGTTGTCCCGTTTCCACGGCGGATTGCGTGGCGCCAAGCCGGTACTACCGGACCTGGCCCATCACTATGCACAACAACGTACCTCCGAGGGCACCGGAACAAAAGGAGAACCCCGTGGTTGA
- the cas3 gene encoding CRISPR-associated helicase Cas3' gives MPEQTPSWSPWGKLRYADQGKVRIHPLLDHMTDVACVLEAMLSTVGLRRAAERAAERPLSRTDIARLCVLAFLHDIGKANAGFQGRYWRTTAERPVGWHAQNCGHGPQGWGVLIGTFATADRIKACLPVAEIASWGDGCETLLHASISHHGRPVADDCTESIWERVVVGGRVLYDPADAIAAMGLSIRSQFPLAFEPETSQLPTTPAFTHHFAGLVQLADWLGSDTREGFFPYSLPGEDRSHTAKQRARRAVSTIGLDVGDPDERRRVTHFDFGLAFHVAKPRPMQTALATAGLGPVLILEAETGSGKTEAALWRFLHLWRAGHVDALYFALPTRVAATQLHERVRKFVDRVWSSDAPVVVRALPGYTAADGQGYEALPGFEVLWHDTPADDEAERRWAAESPKRYLAATIAVGTVDQALLGTLQIKHSNLRQAALSRSLLVMDEVHASDAYMTRLSEHLLRAHVSCGGHALLLSATLGAVARTRYLSIGAQKAAPMPSLAEARAMPYPAIGSCDKAGPYLESVVGNPRGKTVHWETLDLIDDVERIAALALNAAAEGARVLVVRNTVAAAIATLRAVEALPAARALDCLFRVAGVSTLHHSRFSRQDRPLLDAEVQTQLGRHRTQSGGRVVIGTQTLEQSLDIDADLLITDLCPMDVLLQRLGRLHRHERPSAEAPDDHRPEGFGLARALVLTPLGNNLGALLNRQRHGLGPIRIKGQPLAGVYVDLRVLEATRRLIAGAPTRSIPADNRMLVELTTHPAALDAVAREMGPDWVTFGHEVDGGLAANKTIATMHALPFDQPFGESLFPQNEHMIGSRLGAADRLVTFEDLAPVGPFGLPVVQIALRHHMVPRALAADTRPEAVRPLPCEGGFTFRLGEAEYRYSRWGVERLSSD, from the coding sequence TTGCCAGAACAAACTCCCAGTTGGAGCCCATGGGGAAAGCTAAGGTACGCTGATCAAGGAAAAGTGCGAATACACCCGTTGCTCGATCACATGACTGATGTGGCATGTGTATTGGAAGCGATGCTCAGCACTGTGGGCTTGCGCCGAGCTGCTGAACGCGCAGCAGAGCGGCCCTTGAGCCGTACCGATATCGCGCGCCTATGTGTGTTGGCATTTCTTCACGATATCGGGAAAGCAAACGCGGGCTTCCAAGGGCGGTACTGGCGGACAACCGCAGAGCGCCCGGTCGGGTGGCACGCGCAGAATTGCGGCCACGGGCCTCAGGGTTGGGGCGTGCTCATTGGCACCTTTGCAACCGCTGATCGGATCAAGGCATGCTTGCCCGTCGCCGAAATCGCTTCTTGGGGCGACGGGTGCGAAACCTTGCTGCACGCCAGTATCAGCCACCACGGTCGCCCGGTAGCAGACGACTGCACCGAGAGCATCTGGGAGCGTGTTGTAGTTGGTGGACGCGTTCTCTACGACCCCGCAGACGCCATCGCAGCTATGGGGCTATCGATCCGTTCCCAGTTCCCCTTGGCGTTCGAGCCGGAGACCTCGCAGCTTCCTACGACGCCGGCGTTTACGCATCACTTCGCTGGCCTGGTGCAGTTGGCCGACTGGTTAGGCTCGGATACTCGCGAGGGATTCTTCCCCTACAGCTTGCCCGGCGAGGACCGCAGCCACACCGCCAAGCAACGAGCCAGACGAGCGGTTAGCACCATCGGTCTTGACGTCGGCGATCCAGATGAGCGCAGACGCGTGACGCATTTCGACTTTGGCCTTGCGTTTCACGTGGCGAAGCCGCGCCCGATGCAGACAGCGCTAGCCACAGCGGGCTTGGGGCCCGTACTCATTCTGGAAGCTGAAACAGGCAGCGGAAAGACCGAGGCGGCGCTTTGGCGTTTCCTGCACCTGTGGCGCGCCGGTCACGTCGACGCGCTTTACTTTGCCTTACCGACTCGCGTCGCGGCCACTCAATTGCACGAGCGCGTGCGAAAGTTCGTTGACCGAGTATGGTCTTCCGACGCGCCGGTGGTCGTGCGTGCATTGCCCGGCTACACCGCAGCAGACGGCCAGGGCTACGAGGCCTTGCCAGGTTTCGAGGTGCTGTGGCACGACACTCCTGCCGACGACGAAGCAGAGCGGCGCTGGGCGGCCGAGTCGCCCAAGCGTTACCTTGCGGCGACCATCGCAGTGGGCACGGTGGACCAGGCACTGCTTGGTACGCTACAGATAAAGCATTCGAATCTGCGTCAAGCAGCGCTGTCCCGCAGCCTGCTCGTGATGGACGAGGTGCACGCGTCCGATGCATACATGACGCGCCTTTCCGAGCATTTGCTCCGGGCGCATGTTTCCTGCGGCGGTCACGCCCTCCTCCTGTCAGCCACGTTGGGCGCAGTAGCTCGCACGCGATATCTCTCAATTGGTGCGCAGAAAGCGGCACCCATGCCTTCACTTGCCGAAGCGCGGGCAATGCCTTACCCAGCTATTGGCAGCTGCGACAAAGCGGGCCCCTATCTGGAGTCAGTCGTCGGCAACCCCAGAGGTAAGACTGTGCACTGGGAGACACTGGACCTTATCGACGATGTAGAGCGCATCGCGGCTTTAGCCCTGAATGCGGCGGCTGAAGGAGCACGCGTCCTCGTAGTCCGCAACACCGTCGCCGCGGCCATTGCCACACTTCGCGCCGTCGAAGCCTTGCCTGCGGCACGGGCACTGGACTGCCTCTTTCGAGTGGCTGGCGTCAGCACGCTGCACCACAGCCGGTTCAGCCGACAGGACCGGCCACTGCTGGATGCCGAAGTACAGACCCAGCTAGGCAGACACCGGACGCAATCCGGCGGCCGAGTAGTGATCGGAACCCAGACGTTGGAACAAAGCCTGGACATTGACGCCGACCTTCTGATCACCGACCTATGTCCCATGGACGTTCTACTGCAGCGCCTCGGCCGGCTGCACCGGCATGAGAGGCCCAGCGCCGAAGCACCGGACGACCATCGGCCTGAAGGCTTTGGACTGGCACGCGCTTTGGTGCTGACCCCATTAGGCAACAACTTGGGGGCGTTGCTCAATCGCCAGCGTCATGGATTGGGTCCGATACGTATCAAGGGCCAGCCGTTGGCCGGCGTATATGTGGACCTGCGTGTGCTGGAAGCTACTCGTCGCCTTATCGCTGGAGCGCCAACGCGGAGCATCCCCGCCGACAACCGTATGTTGGTTGAGTTGACCACGCACCCTGCGGCTCTGGATGCCGTCGCCCGCGAAATGGGGCCGGATTGGGTCACCTTCGGGCATGAGGTAGACGGTGGACTGGCCGCGAACAAGACAATAGCTACGATGCACGCCTTGCCTTTCGATCAGCCCTTTGGCGAATCATTGTTCCCACAAAACGAGCATATGATCGGAAGCCGTCTCGGCGCAGCCGACCGCCTAGTGACGTTTGAAGACTTGGCACCAGTCGGGCCCTTCGGCCTCCCTGTTGTGCAGATCGCGTTACGTCATCACATGGTGCCGCGCGCGTTGGCAGCAGATACCCGGCCCGAGGCTGTGCGGCCCCTGCCCTGCGAAGGTGGATTTACGTTTCGGTTGGGCGAGGCTGAATACCGCTACTCTCGATGGGGCGTCGAGCGCCTTTCGTCCGACTGA